The Brevibacillus brevis genome contains a region encoding:
- a CDS encoding superoxide dismutase → MVEEAKNLLDWSQWGRQWIEHLRRHKTLNRELERHLHKFEETFTLIGRQASKLDSTQAGDELPTLITRAEQVQEQFHHFLRLAQLSEDEHMEQEMRESAQESINVQPAVAEEVQVPVVVPAPISYPGAREPVRAARPVPAGRHTLPPLPYAYNALEPYIDEATMQIHHNKLHQKYVDDLNTAERKLAEARESGNFELIRHWERELAFNGAGHYLHTIFWPAMSPNGGGTPSGDLAAAINRYFGSYNAFRRQFSQAAEKVEGPGWAILVWSPRAHHLEILTAEKHQNLSQWDVIPLLALDVWEHAYFLGYQTQRDKYVENWWNIVNWPYVEERYEKARKLRWEPY, encoded by the coding sequence TTGGTAGAAGAAGCCAAGAATTTGCTGGACTGGAGCCAATGGGGACGACAATGGATCGAGCATTTGCGAAGACATAAGACCCTCAACCGAGAACTCGAACGACATCTGCACAAATTCGAGGAAACGTTTACGCTGATCGGAAGGCAAGCATCGAAGCTCGATTCCACACAGGCAGGCGATGAGCTCCCTACTCTCATTACTCGCGCAGAACAGGTGCAGGAGCAATTCCATCACTTTTTACGACTGGCTCAGTTGAGTGAAGATGAGCATATGGAACAAGAAATGAGGGAATCTGCTCAGGAATCAATAAATGTACAGCCAGCCGTGGCGGAAGAAGTGCAAGTACCTGTTGTAGTACCAGCACCCATTTCCTATCCCGGTGCACGTGAGCCAGTCCGTGCGGCACGCCCTGTGCCTGCCGGCCGACATACACTCCCCCCACTTCCTTATGCCTACAACGCTTTGGAGCCGTACATCGATGAAGCTACCATGCAAATCCATCACAACAAACTGCACCAAAAGTATGTAGACGATCTCAATACAGCAGAGCGGAAACTAGCAGAAGCTCGAGAAAGTGGCAATTTCGAACTCATACGCCATTGGGAACGCGAGCTAGCCTTTAATGGGGCCGGCCATTACTTGCATACTATCTTTTGGCCAGCCATGAGTCCAAATGGGGGTGGCACGCCCTCTGGTGATCTCGCAGCGGCAATCAATCGGTATTTCGGTTCGTATAACGCTTTTAGGAGACAATTTAGCCAGGCGGCAGAAAAGGTAGAAGGTCCTGGGTGGGCGATCCTCGTTTGGTCTCCGCGAGCACATCATCTGGAGATTCTTACAGCCGAAAAGCACCAGAACCTGTCACAATGGGATGTGATTCCGCTACTGGCTCTAGACGTATGGGAGCATGCCTATTTCCTGGGGTATCAAACCCAGCGAGACAAGTATGTAGAGAACTGGTGGAATATCGTCAACTGGCCCTATGTGGAAGAGCGATACGAGAAAGCACGAAAACTTCGCTGGGAGCCGTATTGA
- a CDS encoding peptidylprolyl isomerase: MKKLVSLAVVASIAIPLLSPTFVQHAAANAIHDYRNEVQVNQFRPHGGDKQEVNDFIASLVKQRSNPAEVAKLVADDSLTNFAMKTYVEGLAQYKNIKVIEAKVDKLYTVTKEDAYNNYRAIVKFKYVGYTADNKAIEKTDYLGLARLGTDPVNWKAWGVLWQDSGIDVSDVKLIQLEKPRKGEEICVITTDAGVIKLRLFPSKAPKAVENFKTLAKKGQYNNMIFHRVINDFMIQAGDLKGPDGKELPSIYGESFEDEFSRDLFNFRGALSMGNAGPNTNSTHFYIVQSPKVDQEYLDLSALPLNAEAKYKEIGGRAYLDNRHTVFGHVFAGMEVVDKIAAQKTDENAKPIQNPIKVQKIEFVPYNE; the protein is encoded by the coding sequence ATGAAAAAACTCGTTTCTCTGGCAGTCGTTGCAAGTATTGCGATCCCGTTACTGAGTCCGACTTTTGTCCAACATGCTGCTGCAAACGCTATTCATGATTATCGTAACGAAGTTCAGGTCAACCAGTTCCGTCCACATGGGGGAGATAAGCAGGAAGTGAATGATTTCATCGCGTCCTTGGTGAAGCAGCGGTCCAATCCTGCTGAGGTAGCAAAGCTGGTAGCAGATGACTCCTTGACGAATTTTGCGATGAAAACCTACGTGGAAGGATTGGCGCAATACAAAAACATTAAGGTGATCGAAGCAAAAGTAGACAAGCTGTACACCGTCACGAAGGAGGACGCTTACAATAACTACCGCGCGATTGTGAAATTCAAATACGTGGGGTATACCGCAGATAACAAAGCCATTGAAAAAACGGATTATCTTGGCTTGGCCAGACTCGGGACGGACCCGGTGAACTGGAAGGCGTGGGGCGTCCTTTGGCAGGACTCTGGCATCGATGTGTCAGATGTAAAGCTGATTCAGCTGGAGAAGCCGCGCAAAGGGGAAGAAATATGCGTGATCACGACTGATGCCGGTGTGATCAAGCTGAGACTGTTCCCAAGCAAAGCTCCAAAAGCAGTGGAAAACTTTAAAACACTCGCGAAAAAAGGGCAGTACAACAATATGATTTTTCACCGTGTGATCAACGATTTCATGATTCAAGCGGGAGATTTGAAAGGGCCGGATGGCAAGGAGCTGCCGAGTATTTACGGCGAGTCGTTTGAGGACGAGTTTAGCCGGGATCTGTTCAACTTCAGAGGAGCGCTCAGTATGGGGAACGCTGGACCAAATACGAACAGCACCCATTTCTACATTGTACAAAGCCCCAAGGTAGATCAGGAGTACCTCGATTTGTCAGCGCTGCCGTTGAACGCAGAAGCGAAGTATAAAGAAATTGGCGGACGAGCTTACCTCGACAATCGCCACACTGTTTTTGGTCATGTTTTTGCCGGGATGGAAGTCGTAGACAAGATCGCTGCCCAGAAAACAGATGAGAATGCGAAGCCCATCCAAAATCCGATCAAGGTGCAAAAGATCGAATTTGTCCCGTATAACGAATAA
- a CDS encoding Gmad2 immunoglobulin-like domain-containing protein: MNKKTITVFAASILTCSVFAGALSTTWANQTPPPVTTQQETKANEAAKQNMFRNIKRAEPALLYTLKGEASVFEGTYQYAVKQGKHVVAKGYGTASKGGPEWGTFAQTITIPASELIENEPLILEIFEINQENGEVINKLSIPLDSSDQVTNNKVFRNLKLAAPSVVYTVSGEANVFEGTYQYAVQQNGKIVAEGFGTASKGGPEWGAFTQKISIPTSKLASNQPLTLELFEIDQESGEMKNKMVLPLK; encoded by the coding sequence ATGAACAAAAAAACCATTACTGTATTTGCTGCTTCTATTTTGACTTGCTCTGTTTTTGCCGGAGCTCTCAGCACTACTTGGGCTAACCAAACTCCTCCCCCAGTAACCACGCAGCAAGAAACAAAAGCAAACGAAGCAGCCAAGCAGAATATGTTCCGTAATATCAAACGAGCGGAGCCTGCTCTCCTGTACACCTTAAAAGGAGAAGCAAGTGTTTTTGAAGGAACGTACCAATACGCCGTCAAGCAAGGAAAGCATGTCGTGGCAAAAGGATACGGCACAGCTTCAAAAGGTGGCCCGGAATGGGGAACTTTTGCGCAAACGATTACGATTCCAGCAAGCGAGCTGATCGAAAACGAGCCATTGATACTCGAGATCTTTGAAATTAACCAAGAGAACGGCGAAGTCATCAACAAGCTTTCCATTCCATTAGATAGCTCCGATCAAGTAACAAACAACAAAGTATTTCGGAACCTGAAGCTTGCGGCACCGTCTGTCGTGTATACCGTATCCGGTGAAGCTAACGTTTTCGAAGGTACCTATCAGTATGCCGTACAGCAAAACGGTAAAATTGTAGCAGAAGGCTTTGGTACGGCATCGAAGGGCGGCCCAGAATGGGGAGCCTTCACGCAAAAAATCTCCATCCCAACTAGCAAACTAGCTAGCAACCAACCTTTGACGCTGGAGCTGTTTGAAATCGATCAAGAAAGCGGCGAAATGAAGAATAAAATGGTGCTTCCATTGAAGTAA